TACTGCTGAAATCAAGGTTGGGATTAACTCCCTGGGTAAACATATTAAGCGCCAGAGTGACGATATCGACATTGCCGGTCCTTTCGCCATTGCCGAAGAGCGTACCCTCCACCCGCTGCCCCCCGGCCATCAGGCCCAGTTCGGTGGCGGCAACGGCGCAGCCCCTGTCGTTATGGGTGTGCAGTGAAATGACGGCGCAGTCCCTGTTTTTCATATTCCGGCAAAACCATTCGATCTGATCGGCATAGATATTGGGGGTGGACATTTCGACGGTTGCCGGCAGGTTGATGATTACCGGGTTCTCGGGAGTCGGCTCCAGCACGTCCATTACCGCTTCACAGATCTCCAGGGCAAAATCGAGTTCGGTGCCGGTGAAACTCTCCGGCGAATACTGGTAGTGAAAGCGGGTCCCGGGATATTTTTTTTCTTCCTCTTTGAGAATTTTCGCGCCACGCACCCCGAGTTCAATTATTTCTTTCTTCTTCATCTTAAAGACAATATTTCTCTGCAGGATCGAGGTGGAGTTGTAGAGATGAATAATCGCCTGTTTGGCGCCCTCAACCGAGGCAAAGGTCTTTTTGATCAGGCTCTCCCGGGCCTGGGTGAGTACCTGGATCGCCACATCGTCGGGGATCATGTTTTCTGTGATGAGTTTGCGGGTAAACTCATATTCCACCTGCGAGGCGGAGGGGAAACCTACCTCGATCTCCTTAAAGCCGATGTTGAGGAGGAGCCGGAACATTTCGACCTTTTTATCCAGGCTCATGGGTTGTATGAGCGCCTGATTGCCGTCCCTGAGATCGACGCTGCACCAGCTTGGCGCGGTCTCGATTCGTTTCGAGGGCCAAGTCCTGTCGGGCAGATCCACCTGTGGATAAGGTCTGTATCTGGTTACTGATTCCGGTTTCATGGTGTTGCTCTCCTCATTGTTAGTCTGAAAGGTTGTAATCCGCCTGGTGCGTAATGTGAAAAAACAAAAAAAAAGGCCCCGGTTCTTGCGAACCGCGGCCTCTTTGGGTGTCTGTAATGGATGATTATATCATCACAATTCCCCCGTATCTGCCGTAGTTCGCGATGGCATCGGTAGTAGTAGCAGTAGAGCGAGGGTTGTGGTTCTCATTGTGTTAATACTGGTCCTTAATTGTTTGATCTAAATTGACTGCGGCTGTTTCTTTGTTAGATGTCCTTAAATTACACACGATGGTTGCCGGTTGTCAAGTTTGTTTTGATGGCTATTGGCTAATTCTGAAAGAAGATGGAGTGTTTGTGAGGAAGTTTGAAATTTTGAAAGTATAAAAACGGTGAATCCCCAATATGGAAATACCTGGATAGACCCGTGTGTCTTCAGGATTACAGATCTGACGAGAGTGTATTAATCAATAATATTCCCCTGGAGTCTATAATTACATCAAGTATTGACTTCTTTCAGCTTCGCTTCTATATTTTACTGTTCGCAAAATTGGATGGTGTCGCATAAGCACCCGTACGGGCATAAACTCTTGAATTCGAGAAAGCCCGATTTCCGTGCATATCGAACTTTTTATCCAGCCATCTCAATCTCCGCACTGACTTATACGAGATTTTCATAAATCCAGTACATAACTTTTCCCCTATATCTTTATCAAGGATCAAGCGTTTATGAGTAAGATCATCGGCTCCCAAGCAATAGTTAAATGTCTTCAGGAAGAAGGGACAAGAACCATCTTCGGGTTTCCGGGTGGTGCCGTTTTAGATCTCTACGATGCACTTTTTGAAGCTGATATTCAGCATATACTGGTGCGCCATGAGCAGGGCGCCGTTCATGCGGCCGATGCCTACAGCAGAGTGACGGGTGAAGTAGGCGTTGCCCTGCTGACCTCGGGACCCGGCGCCACAAACGGTGTGACAGGTATCGCCACCGCCTATATGGATTCTATTCCTCTGGTGGTTCTCACCGGCCAGGTGCCCACCAAACTTATCGGCAACGACGCCTTTCAGGAAGTTGATATCGTCGGGATCACCAGGCCCTGTACCAAACATAACTACCTGGTGAAGAGCACTGAGGACCTGGTTCCCACATTGCGGGAAGCCTTTCACATTGCCAAGACCGGTCGTCCCGGCCCGGTGCTGGTCGATCTGCCCAAGGATGTCGTTGCCGGGATGTGCAAGTATCCCGAGAAAAAAGAAATCCGGATGCAGAGCTACCAGCCGAATTATGAACCTCACCACCGACAGGTGGAAAAGGCCTGTAAGCTGATCATGCAGGCCAAGCGGCCGGTGCTCTATGTGGGCGGCGGTGTTATCCTTTCGGGAGCACATAAGGAGTTGACCGAACTGGCCATTAAACTCAACATCCCGGTAACCATGACCCTGATGGGACTGGGCGCCTTCCCGGGGACTCATGAGCTTTCCATGGGCATGCTCGGCATGCATGGAACCTACACCGCCAATATGGCCGTCGCCGAATGCGATCTGCTCATCGCCGTCGGTTCGCGATTCGACGACCGAGTCACCGGCAAGCTGGATGAGTTTGCCGACAAGGCCAAGGTCATACATATTGACATCGATCCAACCTCGATCAGCAAGAATGTCAAAGTCGATGTTCCCATTGTTGCCGACTGCAAATCTGCCCTGACCGCGATGAACACGCTCTTCGACGATGAAAAGAACTTCTCGCTCTCCGCCGAGGCCGCGAAACATCTGCCCTGGCTGGAAATCATTAACGATTGGTCGACAAAGCATCCCCTCTCCTACAATACGGACTGCGATATCATCAAACCGCAATATGTTGTCGAAATGCTGGATAAGCTCACCGGCGGCGATGCCATTATCACCACCGAAGTCGGGCAGAACCAGATGTGGGCAGCTCAGTTTTATCGTTTTAACAAACCGCGACGGTTCATCACTTCAGGCGGACTCGGCACCATGGGATATGGATTGCCGGCAGCTATCGGAGCCCAGATAGCCTTCCCTGATAAATGTGTGATAGATATCGCCGGAGACGGCTCTATCCAGATGAATATCCAGGAGTTGGCCACCGCCAAACAATATAACTGTCCGGTCAAAGTGGCCATTCTCAACAACGGCTTTCTGGGAATGGTGCGCCAATGGCAGGAACTTTTCTATGACAAGAGATACTCCTCCACGGTGATGGATGTCTGTCCCGACTTTGTTGAACTTGCAAAGGCATACGGAGCCGTAGGCCTGCGGGCCACTAAGGTGAGCGACGTAGAGCCGGTTATAAAAGAGGCACTCTCGACCAAGGCCACGGTGTTGATGGATTTCGTAGTTTCCCGAGAAGAAAGCGTTTATCCGATGGTACCGGCGGGGAAAGCTAATACGGAGATGCTCCTGGTTTAAAAGTTGATGGCGTCGTAAAAACTCTCCATCTGCGTCGTTGCTACAAAATTTCTATCATTACGACGTACCCTAGTACGCCGAAATAATAGAAATTTTGCGCGCCTAGCATATGAAGTTTTTTACTTAGCCATCTGAAAATTCAAGTTTTTACGAGTTTATCAAAAGTTAAATAGATCACCAAAACAACTCAGCCTTGAATTCTTGCCTTTCAAGCAAATACGGATCCATCAAGAGGATTTTCAGAATGAAACATACAATTTCCGTTCTTCTAACCAATAAACCCGGAGTTCTCTCCAGGGTTACCGGTCTTTTCAGCGGCCGCGGCTTCAATATCGAAAGCCTCTGTGTCGCGGAAACTCTGGATCCGGGCGTCTCCTGCCTGACTCTGGTGACCAGAGGAGATGAAACGATCGTCGAACAGATAACCAAACAACTGCATAAGCTCATTGACGTTATCAAGGTATCCGACATCAGCGACAAAGAGTATGTGGAACGGGAGATGGTTCTTCTTCGGGTAAAGGCCGAATCGCACACCAGAGCCGAAGTGCTGAGGATAATCGATATATTTCGCGGCAAGGTGGTTGATGTCAGCCCGAAAAGCTATGCGATTGAAGTTACCGGTGCAGCCTCCAAGATTAATGCCTGTATAGATATACTGAGGCCCATCGGTATCAAAGAGATTGTAAGGACGGGGATTATTGCCATGGCAAGGTCCAAGACCAAATAACCGGGTAGATTGTTTATGCTAAACCAATTATTCATTTCTTAAATCAGATTATTGCGATGGACTCCTAAGAAGCTTGTGCTATCATGTTTTTTTTACGAGATCATCATTTGTTAATTCACATAAAATTCATGTAGGCAGTCACTGATGAAATCCCCTCAAGTACCGGTAACCCGGGAAGGTTATCCCTTTATATTCTTTTTTGCTTTCACCACCCTGATATTTGCGCTGGTCGGCTGTTCCTGGGTAGCCTATACAGGATTAGCCGTTACCACATTCGTGCTTTGTTTTTTTAGAGATCCCGAGCGGTTTATCCCTGCTAAAGAGCATGCCGTGCTAGCACCCGCGGACGGCAAGGTGATTTATGTGGAGAAGATCACAGATGATGAATACCTGCAGCAGGAAGTCTATAAGATATCGATCTTCATGAACGTATTTAATGTTCATGTAAACCGCCTGCCCCTCTCCGGCACCGTCAAAAAAATTATCTACAAACCGGGGAAATTCCATTCAGCTGACAGCGATAAGGCGGTTTTATATAATGAGAATTGCACCACGATCCTGGAGAGTGAGACCGGCAAAAAGATAGCCTTCGTCCAGGTTGCCGGTCTTATTGCCAGAAGAATCGTCAACTGGCTCGAATTGGAAGACAAAGCCGTAAGAGGCGAGCGCTTTGGCCTTATCCGCTTCGGCTCACGTGTTGATATATATCTTCCCGCCGATACCGAAATCGCTATTGAAAAAGGCCAGAAGGTTCGCGGAGGGGAAACGATTATAGGATACCTCAATATATGATGGACTTGTTAAAAGCTCGATCTTCGTCGTTGTAGATCTGAAACGGCGATTTGCCGTACCACATGTACTGCCAAATCACCGTTTCAGATACTGCGCCTAGAATATCAAGCTTTTCCCTAAGTCCATCTCGGCAACTTAGATGGGTTTCATGAGATTCTCGATATTTGATGGCGTCGCGATAAGCCCCCTTACGGGCATAAACTCCGACTTCGAGAAAGCCTGATCTTCGTCGTTGTCGTTCGGTTGTTGGGGTTCGCTGCGCTCACAGCCAACCTACTCTTTCTAATTATTATGAAAATGGGATGATCTTTGAGAATTATCAGCGGCAAGGCAAAGGGGCTTCAGCTTAACTCTCCCTTGGGCAGAAGCTTAGCAATCCGCCCCACTTCCGACAGATCCAGAGAGGCCTTGTTTTCAATCCTTGGCGAAAAGATTGCTCAAGCAAGGGTCCTGGATCTTTATGCAGGTACCGGCGCTTTCGGTATAGAAGCTCTCAGTCGCGGGGCTGCTTCAGCGGTCTTTGTCGACAGCTCTCCCACTTCGCTTCACCTGATCCGCAAGAACACCGTTATTCTTCAAAAATGCCTCATCCGGGAATCCTTCCAGCCTGATATTTCCATTATCAAGTGCGATCTCAGGAAGGGCCTGCAGTCTGTTTTTCGGAAAAGTAGTGACACAGATCCATTCGATATCATCTTTCTGGATCCACCCTACGACAAAAACCTGGCCCAGCGCACCCTCGAAGACCTGGATAATACCTCTTTTCTCGCCAAGCATGGATTAATTGTTGCGGAGGAGAGGGCAAAAGCCGTATTATCGGTTGAATTTAAGCAATTCAGGCTCTTGGACAGACGAAGGTATGGAGATACTGGTTTCTGGATATATACCGCCAGATAGTGTCCGTCCAGAAATGGAAATTCTTACCTATAATTAATTATCTTGTTATGGAAAAGACCATCGCAGTTTACCCAGGAACATTCGACCCGATCACCAATGGACATCTCGACATCGTCGACCGTGCTCTCAATCTCTTTGACAAGGTCATTATTGCCCTGGCAGTCAACCCCGGCAAAGCCCCGACCTTCACCCTGGAAGAACGAAAGCAAATGATCGAAGAGTGTTATCCCGCAAAGGATTCGAGAGTTGAAGTGGATCCGATTAGCGGACTAATGGTTGACTATGCACATAGAAGGAAAGCAAAGGCCATAGTTCGTGGGTTGCGGGCAGTCTCTGACTTTGACTATGAGTTCCAGCTGGCATTGATGAACAGGAAACTCGAAAGAGAAGTCGATACTATTTTCCTCATGGCCGGATTCCGATGGATTTATATCAGCTCTTCCATTATTAAGGATGCTGCCAGGCATGGCGGCAATGTACACGATCTGGTGCCGCAGCATGTCGAATGGATGCTGAAGAAAAAGTTTAATACCATCTGAACGAAAGAAATAAGTTCAACTGTTGCTATACAATATTCGGAAATATGTTAGTTTCGTCATTCCGGATCAAGCCGGAATGACTGTAAAAACGGGCTTTTGTAAAATCTCCAAGGCAGGCCGTATGAAATTAGCTGAGCTTCGTAGGTAATCAGATAAATAAAAAAGCGGCAACCTTTCGGGCTGCCGCTTTTTTTTCCGGTTTGATTCAGGTATAACAGTTAAGTGTTCCGGCGGCGGATTTCCTCTTTCAAGCCTGTAAGTTCCGCATGGAAGGCATTTTTAAGTTGATCCAGTTCGGCTTTCATTATCGAAGAAACCTTCTGCATCAGCATGTCGTTGCCTATTTCATCGACCTTCCTGTACATTTCATCAAGACCTGTACTTATTTCCTCTCCAATCGTCTCGTCATCTGCCACGGTCTCTATTGTATCTTCAAGTACATCTTCATCTTCTCTTACCGCAGGAGTTCTATCAATGAGCCGTGCCTGCCAATGTAAAACCTTGCTGGTCTCATTAAGGACTGCCTCCTGAATTTCACTGCTGTCGGCCTGACCCAACGCGCTCAGTTCAAGTTTGTCGAAGATAGACAGGAGTAGCCGGTTGGCTTCGGAGTCGGCTTCATATCGATATCTTCCGATATGAGCTGAGACGGTGGCAAGAAGTTGAATAAAGGTTTTTTCAACAGGTTTATTCAGATACAGATGGCGTAATTTTTCAATTTCTTCATTGAGACCGTTGAGTATGTCATCATCGATTTCGAGACCGAGAGAAATGATGCAATTTCTCAAGTCATCAAGCATATCCTGAGTCGGAACCGTTCCTTGTGGTCCGAGATATCCCGTATCATTTTCTTCCACTTCAGGCGGTGCCGATTGATCGAGGGCATTAAATGCATGAACACCAAGCTCCGCAGGTATCGCAGTTTTTCGAATGACCGGTTCATCGGCAAGAAGAGTGGTTCCGAAATATTGAGAATCGTCATAATCCAATTCCGCTTCGTCTCCCGAAACGAGTGGATCTGCCAATTCTTCGGTTTCATCAACCAGCTCGAATATTACATCTTCCTCTTCTTCGTTGTTCAGTCCTTCTACTGCAAGGATATAATCTTCATTTCCTTCCGGATGACTGATAAATTCTTCCGTCTCTTCTGCGTATTGCGCTTCAGCGGATAGGCCAAGCAGCTCATCGGTGGTCGAATATCCGGACGGGGTATCCCCCGAGGTTCTGACGACACCGTCTTCCACGAGCACCGCGCCAATCTCTTCGGCAGTCATTTCCTCAATCTCTTCTTCAGGAAAATCATCAAAAGAAAGGAGGGTATCATCTTCATCATTGAGGAAGGCCAATATTTCGTCATCACTTTGCGCTTCCTTATTCTTAACTGCAGTCTCCTCAGAAATTTCTTCAAATTCATCCTCAGAAACTTCTAAGTAGTCTTCTTGCAGTGGTGCAAAATCCTGCACATCGTCGCCGGGCTCTTCATCGGTGCGCTGTTCTGAGTCTTCCTCTTCCACCGGCTCAGAATCATCAAAGAAGGAATCGAACCTGTCGCTCACCTCCGCTTCAGCTGCTTCTTCATTTTCCTGTTCATCCTCGTCTACAGCAGCAGCAATACCTTCGTCACCCGCAAGGGCTGGAGCAAGCTCGCCATCATCTGCAAAAGGCAGCGACTCTTCGCCAGATTCATCGTCTTCTTCAGTCTCGACATCTACACCCTGAATTGCCTGATCCTCTGTCTCCTCCTCGGTTGTAATGTCCGCAAAGTCCGCTTCGAGCTCACCCTCATGTTCCGGGGCAGCGAAATCCGTTCTTTCCTCTTCGGCACCGAACAGTTGATCAAAACGCTCTTCCACTGCTTCCTCTTCCTGACCTGCCGCAGAAAGATCCTGCTCCGGCTGTTCAGTGACAGCATCCGTGGAAAGATCAAAAGCAGACTCATCCGCAGCGGACTCTTCTTCCCACTGCTCTTCCTCGTCTTCTCTCAAGGCCGGAGCGATTTCACCATTTTCATAAGGCAGCGGTTCTTCCTCGGACTCATCATCTTCGGCGGTTTCAACTTCGATACCTTTGAGCGCCTCTTCCTCGCTTTCAGAGGAGATTTCCGGTTCGCTTTCACCAAAGAAATCGGTCAGCCTGTCTTCGATATCATCAGCAGCAGGGGAACGTTCGGTGACATCAGCGATCTCTTCTACATCCTGAACTTCTCCAGATGACTTGTCTGACTCGCCAAAAAAGTTATCCAGCCTGTTCTCGATATCGCCGGTATAGTCCTGTTCTTCTCTGCTTTCCTGATCTTCTTCATCGTCATTATCAGCTGAGAGTGCAGGAGCATATTCGCCATTTTTGTAAGGAAGAGGATCCTCATCGTAATCGTCGTCGGCTTCATTCTCTACATCAACACCAGGCAACTCTTTGCCCTGGAATTCAGGATCATCGGCCCCCGATTCGTCAAAAAATTCGTCTACCGTGTCAGTAAAAACAGCCGGTGAATCTTCCTCCACCTGATATTCATCGTCTGCTGCAAGAGCAGGAGAAAGTTCGCCATCTTCCTCAGGCAGCGGTTCTTCATCAGTTTCATCGTCGGCGTCGGTTTCGACATCAACACCTCTCAACGCTGCTTCAGCATCGAGTCCTATAACTGCTTCTTCATGAGAGGGCAGGTCATCGAACATCCCATCGAGGCGGGATTCCATTTCCTGGGCAAGCTCATTATCCAAGTCTTGTCCCTGCTCTCCGGAGTCATCGTCATCATCAAAATATTGATCGATATCATTCTCGATATCCGCATCTTTCTGCTCCGGTTCCGTTTCTTCTTCTTCCTCTCTGAAGCCGTGAATGCCTTCGGGAACATCGGCAAAAGCAGGCTGGATCTCATCCTCATAATTATAGATGGATTCATCTTCTTCATCTGAAGATTGGGCAATGGCATCCGGAGAAATGGTATCGGCTATTGCTGTTTTGAAGGCGTTGAATTTTTCCACCTCGGACAACAGGATATTTTTTTCCTCCTGACCCGATAAATTTCCACGAACAACACTCTCCAGACCAGCAAAGAACGAGTGCAGAAGCTTAAAAGCGTCGGCGTGGGCATCACTTCTCTTAAGATTAATATATGCTCCCAACGAGCCTATGCCCTGAAGAAATATCTGCTTTGCCTTGCTGGTCTTGAATTCCTGTTCGAGGATTTTCACCTCGCGACTTAAATTGTTCAGATCCTGTTCGGTTATTTCCCAGTCTATGCCATAAACAATGGCCTTGAGATTAAGGAGAGGATCTCTTTCGCCCGGTTTTCCGATTTCCCCTTCATCGGCAGGGATATTCGGCTCATCTTCGGCTATTACGGAGGGAGATGTCTTAATCATTTGTGCCGGGGCTTCCTTTTGCAGAGCTCCAGAAGGAGCTGAGGGACTGATCTGTCTCTTCAGCTTTTCGAATTTCTCGATATCATCGCGCAGGAGGTTCTTTTTTTGCTGCTCAGTGATGTCTTCGTCTGAAACGATTTTTTCCAGATTCGAATAAAAGTTCATCAGGAGCTTGATTGCGCTTGGATGAGCGGAGGCTTTTTCCTTGTATATATAGCGGCTCAGTTTCTCGAGGGCCTGCACGTAGATGAGATTGATTTTGTTGCCGGCCCAGATATCCTGAAGATCAAGGAGTTCTTCATTGAACTGAAGGAGAATACTATCCGATATTTCCCAGTCAATCGATAATATGATGGATTTTAAGCGAGACAGAGGAGAATCCTCGTTACCTGCATAATCGAAGAGATCTATATCACCTGTATCAAAATCATTATCATACTCGTCAATGCCTACGGTCAGGTCGTCATCATATTGACCTTCTTTATATTGTTCCACCGTATTTTCTCTCTAGAGTAGTTTTTTCTGAATAGATACAACCGTGGAAGAAATGATTTTCTTCAGTGTCGCAGCTACATTATAACCTGTAATCGCACTGGCCTCGAAATACGGTACTTTGAGTCTGCTGTTTAGGTCTTTCTGCAGCACCGAGGTAGGTAGAATCGGAATTCCGTGTTCCTTCAAATCCACCTTATTGTATTGCAGAACCAGCGGTATATTGAATATGCTTTCTTTATATGACTGTAGGTTTTCATGTAATTGATTAAGGGATCTGATATTCTTTGCCCTTTGCTTTGCCATGGCGTCGGCAACGAAAACAATCCCATCTACTCCCCTGAGAACAAGTTTTCTTGTAGCGTTATATTTAACCTGACCGGGAACAGTGTACAGCTGGATTTTTATATCATATCCCTTGATCTGCCCCATATCGAAAGGAAGAAAATCAAAAAAGAGCGTCCTGTCTCCATGGGTTTTCAGACTCACCATTTCTGAGACAATCTGCTTTTTATAGGTACGATTTACGAATTCCAGATTGGTGGTTTTGCCACAGCGTCCCGGGCCATAGTAAACAATCTTAATTTGAACAACCTTATCTTTCAGATTGATAAAACTCAATTCACGACCCCCACTTTATAAGAATCCAATATTCACCGGTATTTTTTATATTGATGCACTGAAAATAAATGATATCTATCTGGTATCCCAAACTCTGCGGATTTTCTCAATAACATCGACAACATTCAATCTCAGGAAGCCAAGAGATATATCACGGCCGAACATGGAAATCAGAAGAAGCTCATCATCAATTTTGCTGAAGTGTATATTGGATTCCTGGCCTTTATGGAAAAGAAGTGAAAATTCCTGCTCACCTACAAGCTTGGCCATGGCATCAACCGTTGCAAAATTTCCCGCGGCCAGCGCTGCAAATGAATAGACATCATATTTGCTTTCGCCATTGTCCTTGGCAGTAATGATATTCCCCGCCATGTCTATAATTATTACACAGTCGACGCCCAGCTTTATGAGCTTGTCGGCCAATATTACGTCGATCTGTTCAAGCTGCTCTTGACTGACAATACCGTAATTCATGCCCTCTACCTCGTTTTAATTATTAGCCTCTTCTTTCGGCTCTCTGCTTAATGCAATACGACATTTCTTAAACTGAGTGATTTCATGTTCAGGCCACCTTGAAAAATGGCGTTTTCCCCAATCTCTTTGACCTTGGGCGAAAATTCTTATTTTTCAAGGTACCCTATATTTTTCCGTGCCTGCAAAACCACACAACGACCCTTTTCCCGAACAAATAAAAAAACGGCATGTTTACGGAGCATCAAACAATGAAACCAGAATTATCCGTCGATGAGAAAATC
This window of the Desulfopila inferna genome carries:
- the leuA gene encoding 2-isopropylmalate synthase, with amino-acid sequence MKPESVTRYRPYPQVDLPDRTWPSKRIETAPSWCSVDLRDGNQALIQPMSLDKKVEMFRLLLNIGFKEIEVGFPSASQVEYEFTRKLITENMIPDDVAIQVLTQARESLIKKTFASVEGAKQAIIHLYNSTSILQRNIVFKMKKKEIIELGVRGAKILKEEEKKYPGTRFHYQYSPESFTGTELDFALEICEAVMDVLEPTPENPVIINLPATVEMSTPNIYADQIEWFCRNMKNRDCAVISLHTHNDRGCAVAATELGLMAGGQRVEGTLFGNGERTGNVDIVTLALNMFTQGVNPNLDFSSINDLIDVYERVTRIPVPIRHPYAGELVYTAFSGSHQDAIKKGMDRTEQEDSPTWAVPYLPIDPTDVGRTYESIIRINSQSGKGGIAYIMDKEFGFRMPKEMQPGFGTVIQKLTDKLGRELLSEEIKDAFTREYLTCKTPYDLKGFNVVKRHLDSGESQSSADIEATLLVHDEQKILSATGNGPLDAFCNAIKEGATGPFTLCSYHEHALNSGSSAKAVTYIEIELPDGDRYWGAGIDTDIIVSSIKAVLSSLNRSAKKEILSAQQLDKIGNS
- the ilvB gene encoding biosynthetic-type acetolactate synthase large subunit — protein: MSKIIGSQAIVKCLQEEGTRTIFGFPGGAVLDLYDALFEADIQHILVRHEQGAVHAADAYSRVTGEVGVALLTSGPGATNGVTGIATAYMDSIPLVVLTGQVPTKLIGNDAFQEVDIVGITRPCTKHNYLVKSTEDLVPTLREAFHIAKTGRPGPVLVDLPKDVVAGMCKYPEKKEIRMQSYQPNYEPHHRQVEKACKLIMQAKRPVLYVGGGVILSGAHKELTELAIKLNIPVTMTLMGLGAFPGTHELSMGMLGMHGTYTANMAVAECDLLIAVGSRFDDRVTGKLDEFADKAKVIHIDIDPTSISKNVKVDVPIVADCKSALTAMNTLFDDEKNFSLSAEAAKHLPWLEIINDWSTKHPLSYNTDCDIIKPQYVVEMLDKLTGGDAIITTEVGQNQMWAAQFYRFNKPRRFITSGGLGTMGYGLPAAIGAQIAFPDKCVIDIAGDGSIQMNIQELATAKQYNCPVKVAILNNGFLGMVRQWQELFYDKRYSSTVMDVCPDFVELAKAYGAVGLRATKVSDVEPVIKEALSTKATVLMDFVVSREESVYPMVPAGKANTEMLLV
- the ilvN gene encoding acetolactate synthase small subunit, with translation MKHTISVLLTNKPGVLSRVTGLFSGRGFNIESLCVAETLDPGVSCLTLVTRGDETIVEQITKQLHKLIDVIKVSDISDKEYVEREMVLLRVKAESHTRAEVLRIIDIFRGKVVDVSPKSYAIEVTGAASKINACIDILRPIGIKEIVRTGIIAMARSKTK
- a CDS encoding phosphatidylserine decarboxylase family protein yields the protein MKSPQVPVTREGYPFIFFFAFTTLIFALVGCSWVAYTGLAVTTFVLCFFRDPERFIPAKEHAVLAPADGKVIYVEKITDDEYLQQEVYKISIFMNVFNVHVNRLPLSGTVKKIIYKPGKFHSADSDKAVLYNENCTTILESETGKKIAFVQVAGLIARRIVNWLELEDKAVRGERFGLIRFGSRVDIYLPADTEIAIEKGQKVRGGETIIGYLNI
- the rsmD gene encoding 16S rRNA (guanine(966)-N(2))-methyltransferase RsmD; this encodes MRIISGKAKGLQLNSPLGRSLAIRPTSDRSREALFSILGEKIAQARVLDLYAGTGAFGIEALSRGAASAVFVDSSPTSLHLIRKNTVILQKCLIRESFQPDISIIKCDLRKGLQSVFRKSSDTDPFDIIFLDPPYDKNLAQRTLEDLDNTSFLAKHGLIVAEERAKAVLSVEFKQFRLLDRRRYGDTGFWIYTAR
- the coaD gene encoding pantetheine-phosphate adenylyltransferase, which produces MEKTIAVYPGTFDPITNGHLDIVDRALNLFDKVIIALAVNPGKAPTFTLEERKQMIEECYPAKDSRVEVDPISGLMVDYAHRRKAKAIVRGLRAVSDFDYEFQLALMNRKLEREVDTIFLMAGFRWIYISSSIIKDAARHGGNVHDLVPQHVEWMLKKKFNTI
- a CDS encoding GTP-binding protein — encoded protein: MSFINLKDKVVQIKIVYYGPGRCGKTTNLEFVNRTYKKQIVSEMVSLKTHGDRTLFFDFLPFDMGQIKGYDIKIQLYTVPGQVKYNATRKLVLRGVDGIVFVADAMAKQRAKNIRSLNQLHENLQSYKESIFNIPLVLQYNKVDLKEHGIPILPTSVLQKDLNSRLKVPYFEASAITGYNVAATLKKIISSTVVSIQKKLL
- a CDS encoding roadblock/LC7 domain-containing protein codes for the protein MNYGIVSQEQLEQIDVILADKLIKLGVDCVIIIDMAGNIITAKDNGESKYDVYSFAALAAGNFATVDAMAKLVGEQEFSLLFHKGQESNIHFSKIDDELLLISMFGRDISLGFLRLNVVDVIEKIRRVWDTR